A section of the Rattus norvegicus strain BN/NHsdMcwi chromosome 15, GRCr8, whole genome shotgun sequence genome encodes:
- the Pnoc gene encoding prepronociceptin isoform X1, protein MKILFCDVLLLSLLSSVFSSCPEDCLTCQERLHPAPGSFNLKLCILQCEEKVFPRPLWTLCTKAMASDSEQLSPADPELTSAALYQSKASEMQHLKRMPRVRSVVQARDAEPEADAEPVADEADEVEQKQLQKRFGGFTGARKSARKLANQKRFSEFMRQYLVLSMQSSQRRRTLHQNGIQVSPRTACVHTKTCRPGVRIPPSLRH, encoded by the exons ATGAAAATCCTGTTTTGTGATGTCCtgctgctcagcctgctctccaGCGTGTTCAGCAGCTGTCCCGAGGACTGCCTCACCTGCCAGGAGAGGCTCCACCCGGCTCCGGGCAGCTTCAACCTGAAG CTGTGCATCCTCCAGTGTGAAGAGAAGGTCTTCCCCCGCCCTCTCTGGACTCTTTGCACCAAAGCCATGGCCAGTGACTCTGAGCAGCTCAGCCCTGCTGATCCAGAGCTCACGTCCGCTGCTCTTTACCAGTCGAAAGCCTCGGAGATGCAGCACCTGAAGAGAATGCCGCGTGTCAGGAGTGTGGTGCAAGCCCGAGACGCAGAGCCTGAGGCAGATGCAGAGCCTGTCGCAGATGAGGCCGATGAGGTGGAGCAGAAGCAGCTGCAGAAAAGGTTTGGGGGCTTCACTGGGGCCCGGAAGTCAGCCCGGAAGTTGGCCAACCAGAAGCGGTTCAGTGAGTTTATGAGGCAGTACCTGGTCCTGAGCATGCAGTCAAGCCAACGCCGGCGCACTCTGCACCAGAATG GCATCCAGGTGAGCCCCCGTACAGCATGTGTCCACACCAAGACCTGCAGGCCGGGAGTCAGGATTCCTCCTTCCCTGAGGCACTGA
- the Pnoc gene encoding prepronociceptin precursor: MKILFCDVLLLSLLSSVFSSCPEDCLTCQERLHPAPGSFNLKLCILQCEEKVFPRPLWTLCTKAMASDSEQLSPADPELTSAALYQSKASEMQHLKRMPRVRSVVQARDAEPEADAEPVADEADEVEQKQLQKRFGGFTGARKSARKLANQKRFSEFMRQYLVLSMQSSQRRRTLHQNGNV; encoded by the exons ATGAAAATCCTGTTTTGTGATGTCCtgctgctcagcctgctctccaGCGTGTTCAGCAGCTGTCCCGAGGACTGCCTCACCTGCCAGGAGAGGCTCCACCCGGCTCCGGGCAGCTTCAACCTGAAG CTGTGCATCCTCCAGTGTGAAGAGAAGGTCTTCCCCCGCCCTCTCTGGACTCTTTGCACCAAAGCCATGGCCAGTGACTCTGAGCAGCTCAGCCCTGCTGATCCAGAGCTCACGTCCGCTGCTCTTTACCAGTCGAAAGCCTCGGAGATGCAGCACCTGAAGAGAATGCCGCGTGTCAGGAGTGTGGTGCAAGCCCGAGACGCAGAGCCTGAGGCAGATGCAGAGCCTGTCGCAGATGAGGCCGATGAGGTGGAGCAGAAGCAGCTGCAGAAAAGGTTTGGGGGCTTCACTGGGGCCCGGAAGTCAGCCCGGAAGTTGGCCAACCAGAAGCGGTTCAGTGAGTTTATGAGGCAGTACCTGGTCCTGAGCATGCAGTCAAGCCAACGCCGGCGCACTCTGCACCAGAATGGTAATGTGTAG